A genomic window from Antedon mediterranea chromosome 4, ecAntMedi1.1, whole genome shotgun sequence includes:
- the LOC140046309 gene encoding myosin light chain kinase A-like, with amino-acid sequence MGTGTSYAIQNKLGEGMCGEVYKAWDKNSRTSWAIKTLKRSNFNSLKELKNEAMKEIDALLKVKHHENVVNLKEYFQKGKHFCLVMELCRGGTLNDFILQRPKDMVNNLNFMKQLSSGVSFLHGQGVVHRDLKPDNILIEFNHLGDAVVKISDFGLAKVFIQTFNPSAQEKCISRKYMKTCCGTPFFQAPETQNFHYTHKADVFSLGAIFASMMLKQQVQINTSQVGVKRDLLVVCMGNLTIADYEIFFNMDYVLPSDLWINPHLVLLLNSLLRKDYHERPGAEQLRCAMERMTNKDVETDIWRELARRNEELEEKTIKKERKREKKLQRLNKCKKCTIL; translated from the coding sequence ATGGGTACTGGAACAAGTTATGCCATTCAAAACAAGTTGGGAGAAGGCATGTGTGGAGAGGTTTACAAAGCTTGGGATAAAAACAGCCGGACTTCCTGGGCTATCAAAACTCTTAAGCGTAGCAACTTTAACTCACTTAAAGAGCTAAAGAATGAAGCAATGAAAGAGATCGATGCTTTGTTGAAAGTTAAACATCACGAAAATGTTGTCAATCTGAAAGAGTACTTCCAAAAAGGCAAACACTTTTGTTTAGTGATGGAACTTTGTCGTGGAGGAACTCTCAATGATTTTATTCTTCAAAGACCAAAAGACATGGTGAACAATTTGAATTTTATGAAACAGTTGTCGTCTGGTGTGTCATTTCTTCACGGACAAGGCGTAGTACACAGAGATCTGAAGCCTGATAATATACTTATCGAATTTAACCATCTAGGCGATGCCGTGGTTAAAATTTCTGACTTTGGCTTAGCGAAGGTCTTCATTCAAACGTTCAACCCTTCGGCGCAAGAGAAATGTATATCAAGGAAATACATGAAAACTTGTTGTGGAACGCCATTTTTCCAAGCTCCTGAGACTCAAAATTTCCATTACACTCACAAGGCTGATGTATTCTCCTTAGGCGCCATATTTGCGTCAATGATGTTGAAACAACAAGTGCAAATAAACACGTCACAAGTCGGCGTAAAACGTGATCTGCTTGTAGTCTGCATGGGTAATCTGACAATTGCGGATTACGAGATATTTTTCAATATGGATTATGTCTTACCGTCTGATCTATGGATTAACCCTCACCTAGTCCTACTTCTAAACAGTCTTCTACGGAAAGATTATCACGAGAGGCCCGGCGCCGAACAACTACGATGTGCCATGGAACGAATGACAAACAAAGACGTGGAAACAGATATTTGGCGCGAACTTGCGCGAAGGAATGAAGAACTAGAAGAAAAGACAATTAAGAAAGAAAGAAAGCGAGAGAAGAAGTTACAAAGAttgaataaatgtaaaaaatgtacaatactTTGA